In Synergistaceae bacterium, a genomic segment contains:
- a CDS encoding GntR family transcriptional regulator — protein SSLASQYRVSPETARRAICVLSELGIVEALKGSGVTIKSRENALLYISRRRDAKTLFHLKNTILQKLESQMRETIELKTQVERLVDMTERFRSTNPFIPFEITLEKGLPSLGKKISQLSFWQSTSATVVAIKKNDSLILSPGGETVLAQGDVLYFVGDENSNTKVKDFLRTLKKLNSTAN, from the coding sequence GTCTTCCCTTGCTTCTCAGTATCGTGTTTCTCCTGAAACAGCAAGGAGGGCAATTTGTGTTCTTTCTGAGCTAGGAATTGTTGAAGCATTAAAAGGCAGTGGAGTTACCATTAAATCCAGAGAAAATGCTCTCTTATACATATCAAGAAGACGAGACGCGAAAACTCTTTTTCATCTTAAAAATACTATTTTACAAAAACTAGAGAGTCAGATGCGTGAAACAATCGAACTTAAAACTCAAGTTGAGAGACTTGTTGATATGACAGAACGATTTAGGTCAACAAACCCTTTCATTCCTTTTGAAATAACTCTCGAAAAAGGCTTGCCTTCGCTAGGGAAAAAAATATCCCAATTAAGTTTTTGGCAATCAACATCAGCTACTGTCGTTGCGATAAAAAAGAACGACTCACTTATACTTTCACCCGGAGGAGAAACTGTGCTTGCCCAAGGAGATGTCCTTTATTTTGTGGGAGATGAAAATAGCAACACAAAGGTGAAAGATTTTTTAAGAACTTTAAAAAAACTGAACTCAACAGCCAATTAA